The nucleotide window ttactacatgcttccatatgtgttatttcatagttttgatgtcttcactattattctacaatgtagaaaatagtaataataaagaaaaacccttgaatgagtaggtgtgtacaaacttttgactggtactgtatatatgtatgtatatatgtatgcatgtataGGTTTAATATATTTGGCTATTAGTACAACATCACGTTTCCTTACATTTGAAGGCTTTGGGTGAGGTTTCGCTGGTCGGTATATTTGATGCAAGTACACGCTTTCCAAACACCTGACAGTCGAAGCTTGCATAATCAAAGGAGACCTTGGAGTACTTCTCCAGCTCCTTGGCCAGGTTGGCACGAGGTGTGGCGGGTATCATGTTGGGCCTGTACTGCCTATAATGAGGCACCTCCAGTTGCTTCACAAAACACATGGgcctagaggagagagagaaagagagagaggaagagagtgagaaagagagagagagaaagagagaaaaagagagaacgagagagaaagagagagaaagagaaagagaaagagaaagagaaagagagagagagagagagagagagacacagagagaaagaaagaaagaatgagagagaaagagagagagagagagagaccaatcaCAGGGCAGGTCATTATCtcaggagagagagcagcaggaTTAAAAGCTCTCATCAACAGAGGGGACATTGACATATTGTAGAGCATGGACTTTATGAGCTTTAAACCCTGTAGTTTTCATGGGGTGCCAGGGCTTTGGTCAGACCTGTTGGGGTTAACTCCACTGACACACGAGAGGGTCCTGGGAGGGGATAGTGTAGTCCACTGTTTTCCCTCTCCTTATCACCATGTACAACCCCATATCGCTGGTCACAGACAGTAGTCACAAGCCATCCTATCAGAGCTGCCCTGGTAGTGGCTATGACATCACGGTTCAAACagcgggctctctctctctcatggctcacagacacacaggccGGCTGGGAGGAGATGGCTTCTGTTGtgttcacagacagacaggcaggctggGAGGAGATGACTTCTGTTgtgctcacagacacacaggcaggctGGGAGGAGATGGCTTCTGTTGtgttcacagacagacaggccggcTGGGAGGAGATGGCTTCTGTTGtgttcacagacagacaggcaggctggGAGGAGATGGCTTCTGTTGtgttcacagacagacaggccggcTGGGAGGAGATGGCTTCTGTTGtgttcacagacagacagtggtgaaCTGAGCTGTGTGCTTTCTGCCCATTGATCACTGGGATACCCCCTCTCTTTTTAGTCAACGTGGATTCCATTATAAAAAGGTTATCATGTGGAATGCTTAGCCAGCTCTGGTTTGTTCTCTGCACACATAACAGACCAGCTCATTTGAATGAcaatggataaaaaaaaacaagGTTTAATGTTTTAATGCTTGTCTGTTTTGTCGGATCACAGACGAGGTTCCTCAAGGAAAGCAATTATTTCCCCCTATCCTCGCAATGCCCTGTAACTCGCATAATTATCTTATCGGGGCGGCATTATTAATGAAAATACCGAGAAAGGAGCATGTACTTAGCATAATACCTCTGTCTGGTCGTTAACAGTAATTATAATTATTTTGGCATGATGAGGGTAAACAGGATGACATGACAAAAACACATCATTGCAGTAGTGGGGTGTTCTGATTGACACTTCGCACGGGGTTTCGCAGTTGACAACAACACAAGTGGTGTTGAACAGTCAAGGTTACTGCAGATACTGTATGAAGTCTCTGAACTGCCTGTACCCActagagagatacggagagagacaggcagatagcgagagagacagggagagagagagagagatacagagaacgagagatacagagagagagagagatacacagagagagaggtgaccaaTCATTACCTCAGGACTCGGTCATTGTTGTTGGGACTTTCTTTGAGGTGCTCTCTGACTGGCTGGGAGAGATGCTGCTTGTCAAGGTTGAGGCTCTTGGACAGCTTCTCTGCGGCTGCGATGGGGCATCCTGACAAACTGGGATAACCAATAAGAGGAGAGAGTGAATGCTGGGGAGGAGTCAGGCTGCTGTCAATGTATGTCTACATCAAACTGATTTAGAGTGACACATACAGAACATGCATTCATATAGATTAACATatactgactgacacacacacacacacacacacacacacacacactagagtacCTGCGGTGGGTGTTGCGGTTGCTGTTAACATGACCCTGTCCAGTGCAGCCTGGAGTTGGACACTTCAGCACGTTCTCATGCATGGCCAGGACTGGAGAGGACACATACATAGGAGAATATTATGATTATTACACatttttattatattattattatattattataatattattagtatattattagtactattattatattattactattattatattattactattattattattatattattattattatattattactattattattatattattactattattattattattatattattactattattattattatattattactattattattattattatattattactattattattattatattattactattattactattatattattattatattattactattattattattactattattattattattatattattactattattatattattatattattactattattatcactattaatattattactattattattatattattattattattgagattcccaaagattggaaagcagctgcggttatccccctcttcaaagggggggacactcttgaccctaacagctacagacctatatctatcctaccttgcctttctaaggtcttcgaaagccaagtcaacaaacagattaccgaccatttcgaatcccaccataccttctccgctatgcaatctggtttcagagctggtcatgggtgcacctcagccacgctcaaggtcataaacgatatcttaaccgccatcgataggaaacagtactgtgcagccgtattcattgacctggccaaggcttttgactctgtcaatcaccacatcctcatcggcagactcgacagccttggtttctctaatgattgcctcgcctggttcaccaactacttctctgatcgagttcagtgtgtcaaatcggagggtctgttgtccgggcctctggcagtctctatgggggtgccacagggttcaattcttggaccgactctcttctctgtatacatcaatgatgtcgctcttgctgctggtgattctctgatccacctctacgcagacgacactattttgtatacttctggcccttctttggacactgtgttaacaaccctccaggcgagcttcaatgccgtacagctctccttccgtggcctccaattgctcttaaatacaagtaaaactaaatgcatgctcttcaaccgatcgctgcctgcacctgcccgcctgtccaacatcactactctggacggctctgacttagaatatgtggacaactacaaatacctaggtgtctggttagactgtaaactatccttccagactcacatcaaacatctccaatccaaagttaaatctagaattggcttcctattccgcaacaaagcatccttcactcatgctgccaaacatacccttgtaaaactgaccatcctaccaatcctcgacttcggtgatgtcatttacaaaatagcctccaaaaccctactcaataaattggatgcagtctatcacagtgccatccgttttgtcaccaaagccccatatactacccaccactgcgacctgtacactctcgttggctggccctcgcttcatactcgtcgccaaacccactggctccaggtcatctacaagaccctgctaggtaaagtccccccttatctcagctcgctggtcaccatagcagcacctacctgtagcacgcgctccagcaggtatatctctctggtcacccccaaaaccaattcttcctttggccgcctctccttccagttctctgctgccaatgactggaacgaactacaaaaatctctgaaactggaaacacttgtctccctcactagctttaagcaccagctgtcagagcagctcatagattactgcacctgtacatagcccatctataatttagcccaaacaactacctctttacctacctactgtatttatttatttattttgctcctttgcaccccattatttctatctctactttacactttcttccactgcaaaccaaccattccagtgttttttttacttactatattgtatttacttcgccaccatggccttttttatatttttatttatatatatattttatatattttgtttgccttcacctcccttatctcacctcacttgctcacattgtatatagacttatttttcactgtattattgactgtatgtttgttttactccatgtgtaactatgtgttgttgtatgtgtcgaactgctttgctttatcttggccaggtcgcaattgtaaatgagaacgtgttctcaatttgcctacctggttaaataaaggtgaaataaaaaaatttaaaaaaaattactattattattattactactattataattaCTATTGTTACTATTGTTATTACAATTATTTTCATTACTATTATCATtagtactattattattattattataatgactattattattactgttattattattactattattataattattactattattattattattactattataattATTACTGtttgtattattattactattattattactattatattactattatattattagtattattacaattattactatattattataatagtactattatattattattattactattaagattattactatattattataatattactattatattattattattactattagtaTTATTACTATATTATTGTAATATTActgttatattattattattatattattattactattattactattagtattattactatattattataatattattataatattattattattactattaagattattattattattattattattataatgactattattattactgttattattattactattattataattattactattattattattattactattataattATTACTGtttgtattattattactattattattactattatattactattatattattagtattattacaattattactatattattataatagtactattatattattattattactattaagattattactatattattataatattactattatattattattattactattagtaTTATTACTATATTATTGTAATATTActgttatattattattattatattattattactattattactattagtattattactatattattataatattattataatattattattattactattaagattattattattattattattattgttatattattataatattattattattactattaagattattattattatattattattattactattaagaTTATTACTATATTATTGTAATATTActgttatattattattattatattattattactattattactattagtattattactatattattataatattattataatattattattattactattaagattattattattattattattattgctatattattataatattattattattactattaagattattattattatattattattactattaagattattattattatattattattattactattaagattattattaatattattattattactatattattattttttatttttttattattattattactattaagattattattattattaacacgtTCTCTAATCTGTCACATACAAGAATGTGTTTTTTCCTGTGTGACTTGGAGAGGGTATTGGGTATATGGTATGGTGTATAGGGTATTGGGTATATGGTATGGTGTATAGGGTATTGGGTATATGGTATGGTGTATGGGGTATTGGGTATATGGTATGGTGTATAGGGTATTGGTTTCGGGTATAGGGTATTGGGTTAAGGCATATTGGTATAGAGTATTGGGTATAGAGTATTGGGTATTGGGTTATTGGGTATTGGGTTATGGAGTATTGGGTATAGAGTATAGAGTATTGGTATAGGGTATTGAGTATTGAGTATCGGGTTATGGGGTATGGTATTGGGTATTGGGTATAGAGTATAGGGTATTGGGTATAGAGTATTGGTATAGAGTATAGAGTATAGGGTATGGAGTATTGGGTATAGGGTATAGCGtatagggtattgtgtatagagTATTGGGTATTGGGTATAGAGTATTGGGTTTCGAGTATAGAGTACTGGATATAGAGTATAGGGTATAGAGTATAGGCTATTGGGTATATGGTATTGGGTATAGAGTATTGGGTATTGGGTATAGAGTATTGGGTATTGGGTATAGAGTATTGGGTATAGAGCATAGAGTATTGGGTATAGAGTATAGAGTACTGGATATAGAGTATAGGGTATAGAGTATATGCTATTGGGTATAGGGTATTGGGTATAGAGTATTGGGTATAGGGTATAGAGTATTGGTATAGGGTACAGAGTATTGGTACAGGGTATAGAGTATTGGGTATAGAGTATAGAGTATTTGGTATAGAGTATAGAGCACTGGATATAGAGTATTGGGTATAGAGTATAGGGTACTGGATATAGGGTATTGGGTATAGAGTATTGGGTATAGAGTATAGAGTACTGGATATAGAGTATAGGGTATAGAGTATATGCTATTGGGTATAGGGTATTGGGTATAGAGTATTGGGTATAGGGTATAGAGTATTGGTATAGGGTATAGAGTATTGGTATAGGGTATAGATTATTGGGTATATAGTATAGAGTATTTGGTATAGAGTATAGAGCACTGGATATAGAGTATTGGGTATAGAGTATAGGGTACTGGATATAGGGTATTGGGTATAGGGTATTGGGTATAGAGTATTGGGTATAGGATAAATGATATTGGGTATAGGGCTATATGGTTATAGGGTATTGGGAATAGGTTATTGGGTattggtatagggtatagggtatatggTATTGGTATAGGTTATTGGTATAGGGTATTGGTATTGGTTATTGGTATAGGGTATTTGGTATTGGGTATtgggtactgggtactgggaATAGTGTATAGGTTATATGGTATTGGGTATAGAGTATTGGGTATAGGATAAATGATATTGGGTATAGGGCTATATGGTTATAGGGTATTGGGAATAGGTTATTGGGTattggtatagggtatagggtatatggTATTGGTATAGGTTATTGGTATAGggtatttggtatttggtattggTTATTGGTATAGGGTATTTGGTATTGGGTATtgggtactgggtactgggaATAGTGTATAGGTTATATGGTATTGGGTATAGCTTATTGGTATAAGTTACTGGGTATTGGGTATTGGGTATTGGGTATAGGCTATTGGTATAGGGTATTGGTATAGGGTACTGGGTATTGGGTATAGGGTACCGGGTATTGTGTactgggtatagggtataggttaTTGGTATAGGTTACTGGGTATTGGTTATAGGGTATAGAGTATTGGGTATAGAGTATTGGTATAGGTTATTGGTATAGGGTATTTGGTATAGGGTATTTGGTATAGGGTATTTGGTATTGGGTACAGGGAATAGTGTATAGGTTATATGGTATTGGGTATAAGTTACTGGGTATTGGGTATTGGGTATTGGTATAGGGTATTTGGTATTGGGTTTAGGGTATTGTGTactgggtatagggtataggttaTTGGTATAGGGTATTGGTATAGGGTATTTGGCATTGGGTACAGGGAATAGTGTATAGGTTATATGGTATTGGGTATAGCTTATTAGGGTATTGGGTATTGGGTATAGGTTATTGGTATAGGGTAGTGGGTATTGGTATAGGGTACTGGGTATTGGGTTTAGGGTATAGGGTATTGTGTactgggtatagggtataggttaTTGGTATAGGTTACTAGGTATTGTTATAGGGTATAGAGTATAGGGTATTGGGTATTGGGTATAGGCTATTGGTATAGGGTATTGGGTATTGTTATAGGGTATAgagtatagggtatagggtattgtgtactgggtatagggtataggttaTTGGTATAGGTTACTAGGTATTGTTATAGGGTATAGAGTATAGGGTATAGAGTATTGGGTATAGGTTACTGGGTATTGGGTATTGTGTactgggtatagggtataggttaTTGGTATAGGTTACTAGGTATTGTTATAGGGTATAGAGTATAGGGTATAGCGTATTGGGTATAGGTTACTGGGTATTGGGTATTGTGTactgggtatagggtataggttaTTGGTATAGGTTACTAGGTATTGTTATAGGGTATAGAGTATAGGGTATAGAGTATAGGGTATAGGTACTGACTCTCAGGAGGGATCCTGTCCTTGTGTGGACAACCAGACAGGCTGCGgtggtgggggtagagtccagtaacATGACCAGTCCCGTCACAGCCAGGGGTGGGGCATTTGATCTCCCTCTTCTCTGGCCTGCTGCCCTCTGTAGAGACAGCTAGAAGATACACAACATACCGCTGCTTAACCATCTGCCTGAAAGCACTGTCAAACGCACGACAAGAAATACACATTGAATCAAACAAAAAAAATGCACACATTATACAATTCATTGTATATAGTCTTGTGGATGATTTGTCTGTGTGGAGCAGGGAACTCATTTGGTCAAACTGAAGAGTGAAAAGGACACTGTGTAAGTGGTAGTATTACTGTATACAGTAGAGAACTGAGGAGCCCTGTTCACTATTACTAtgctggagggagaaagagggaagaggtGGGAAAGGGATGCTCTATTGGCCTCCAAATTGAATGTTAACGAGACATGCGCCTTCTAATTAGTGCCGGGCAGAACATGAGCGTCGCCACAGGAGGGTAGAACGGGGACAGGCTGCCCCACTAGGCACGGCCTGTTAGTGTCAGAGGCAGGACAAATGGGAACGGTGCCAGGACACAACTAGGCCCAAACAATAACACATTAATAAACACTGAACCAATCTCATtatagagtctctctctctctccatctccctctctccatctctctctctctctccatctctctctctctctctctctctctctctctctctctctctctctctctctctctctctctctctctctctctccctctctctctctctctccctctctccatcttaaTCCCACTATTTCCCCTCTAATATGGAAACCAATTCACTTGATCCAGTTCATCTCAGTAAAGGGGTTTAAAGGCCTAAACACGACTCTGTGGTGACTCACTGATGAGTATCTGTGGTCTGTTTCTAtttgataatgtattgtaatatggGAGACTGGTCCCATGGGTTTCTAtttgataatgtattgtaatatggGAGACTGGTCCCATGGGTTTCTAtttgataatgtattgtaatatggGAGACTGGTCCCATGGGTTTCTAtttgataatgtattgtaatatggGAGACTGGTCCCATGGGTTTCTATttgataatgtattgtaacatgGGAGACTGGTCCCATGGGTTTCTAtttgataatgtattgtaatatggGAGACTGGTCCCATGGGTTTCTAtttgataatgtattgtaatatggGAGACTGGTCCCATGGGTTTCTAtttgataatgtattgtaatatggGAGACTGGTCCCATGGGTTTCTAtttgataatgtattgtaatatggGAGACTGGTACCATGGGTTTCTAtttgataatgtattgtaatatggGAGACTGGTCCCATGGGTTTCTATttgataatgtattgtaacatgGGAGACTGGTCCCATGGGTTTCTAtttgataatgtattgtaatatggGAGACTGGTCCCATGGGTTTCTAtttgataatgtattgtaatatggGAGACCGGTCCCATGGGTTTCTAtttgataatgtattgtaatatggGAGACTGGTCCCATGGGTTTCTAtttgataatgtattgtaatatggGAGACTGGTACCATGGGTTTCTAtttgataatgtattgtaatatggGAGACCGGTCCCATGGGTTTCTAtttgataatgtattgtaatatggGAGACTGGTCCCATGGGTTTCTAtttgataatgtattgtaatatggGAGACTGGTCCCATGGGTTTCTAtttgataatgtattgtaatatggGAGACTGGTCCCATGGGTTTCTAtttgataatgtattgtaatatggGAGACTGGTACCATGGGTTTCTAtttgataatgtattgtaatatggGAGACCGGTCCCATGGGTTTCTAtttgataatgtattgtaatatggGAGACTGGTCCCATGGGTTTCTAtttgataatgtattgtaatatggGAGACTGGTACCATGGGTTTCTATttgataatgtattgtaacatgGGAGACTGGTCCCGTGGGTTTCTAtttgataatgtattgtaatatggGAGACTGGTCACCTGATTCTAAATAATACGTGTATGGAAtctgcctctgcattgcttgctctctggggttttaggctgggtatctgtaaaccactttgtgacaactgctggtgtaaaaaggtgtacatttgattgattgattggaatGCCATCCATACCTTTGCTGCTGAAGCAGCTGTTGCGCATGGCGTTCAGGTGTTTGGGCCGGTCGTCCATGCTGAAGTAGCGGTGGTGGAGCTCCGGGGTGACGACGGGGTGACGGAGGAGGAGGACGTCGCGAGGCCCCTTCACCTGTTCTGCCTTCAGGGCGATGGCCTGCTCCAGGAGCCCCAGATTCCCCCGGGTCATATCATACGTCTCTGACTCATCCGTCCACCTCTGAGACAAACtatcgtcttcctcctcctcctcctcatcaccatCTTCATCTTCATAGTCCTTCCCCGAATCCTCTGAGCGCACCTCGATTATGTCAGAGGCTGCTGAGGCCTTATGGGAGATGTAGTGCTGTAAGGGGCTGTCTCGGTGGGGATTGTAGTTCTCCAGAGGGCTGGTCCTGTGGGGGTTGTAGTTCTCCAGTGGGCTGGTCCTGTGGGGGTTGTAGTTCTCCAGGAGGCTAGTCCTGGGGGGGTTGTAGTTCTCCCGTGGGCTGGTCCTGTGGGAATTGTAGTTCTCCAGGAGGCTGGTCCTTTTGGGCATGTAGTGCTCTGTAGTTCTGTCCCCCTGTGTGGCTGGTCCCTGAGCTGCTGCATTGCTGCtaatggaggtagaggtgggcaGGACGACAGGGTGCACTCTCTCATCCACCTCCTCAatgtcatcttcctcctcctcttcatccaggATCTCCTGTGGCTGGTGCTctgcttctctcctctcctcttcatactcttcctcctcctcgtcttcctcAGCCTTGTCCTGCTGCTGGTGAATGTCTCCAGTGAAATACGGGTGCTCAAAGGTTCTCTGTGTCACAGCCTCCCTTGTCTCCTcaatctcctcttcctcctcctcctcctcttcctcctcctcctcttcctcctcctcctcttcctcctcctcctcctctactgggTGTTCCACTGCCACAGTGGCGTGCTCCACAGCTGTGATATCCTTCTCTGTCTCCATGGTAACGGGCTCCTGTGAGGTGGTCTCTGCGGTGTCGGGGACTCCTCCCAGGTATAGTAGAGAGTTGGCTAGGATTTGATGGTAGCTGGAGTAGTCCGCTCTCTTAGGCCATTCCCCCTCCTCAGCTTTACATGTTGTTTTACTGGATCCCGGCTCAATGATCATGCATTCTTCTGTGGGAGAGTCAAGGACACGTCGGTGAGTTAGAAACAGCAATGGACAGGAGAGACGGAGTGAGTTATTTAGTTACCATCATCCTCTCTGTCATCCACTCCCTCCTTGTCATGATCCGAATGATATCATCATTAATAAACAGTGCCCTTTAATATAATGAGTCACACATCATGATCACTTGGTTCATTGTGagtcatggtggtgtgtgtttacAGTACAGAGTACAGTACCTACCTTCATCTGCATCTATGCTCTCCTCTTTCTGCTCTGtcactttctcctcctcttcctcctgctcctcctctggcTTTTCTTCCTGCTGTGCCTGTGGCTGTTCCTCTgtcttctcttccttctccttctcctcctcttcctcctccctggcctCCCCCTCCACCTCGTCTTCGCTGCTCCCATCACTGTCCACGCTGAAGCCCTCGTCCATGGCCAGCTTTAGAGGGTGGGACTTCCTTTTAGAAGATGGCTGCTCCTGCTCTGCCTCAGCATCCGCCAGACGTCTCTTCCTGGCTAATGGGCAGCCCAGCACACTGCACGGGAACAGGGGTAGAGGGTGAGAGATGGAGCGGTGGGTgttgggaagagagggagagggagaggggagtgttggggagagggagagggaggtgttgggaagagagggggagtggggtgtttggaatagagggggagagggaggtgtttggaagagagagggagagggaggtgtttggaagagagggggagagggaggtgtttgggaagagagggggagagggagatgtttgggaagagagggggagagggaggtgttgggaagagagggggggggaggtgttgggaagagagggggagagggaggtgtttggaagagagggggagagggaggtgtttggggagagagggggagagggaggtgtttgggaagagagggggagagggaggtgtttgggaagagagggggagagggaggtgtttggaagagagggggagagggaggtgtttgggaagagaggggtagagggaggtgtttggaagagagggggagagggagatgtttgggaagagagggggagagggaggtgtttggaagagagggggagagggacgtgtttggaagagagggggagaggtaggtgtttggaagagaggtggagagggaggtgtttgggaagagagggggagagggaggtgtttgggaagagaggtggagagggaggtgtttggggagagagggggagagggaggtgtttggaagagagggggagagggaggtgtttgagaagagagggggagagggaggtgtttgagaagagaggggaagagggaggtgtttgagaagagagggggagagggaggtgtttggggagagaggggaagagggaggtgtttgagaagagaggggaagagggaggtgtttgagaagagaggggtagagggaggtgtttgagaagagagggggagagggaggtgtttgagaagagaggggaagagggaggtgtttgagaagagagggggagagggaggtgtttggggagagaggggaagcggGAGGTGTttgagaagagaggggaagaggctgAACACTACAGAGAACCCAGAGGGTGCATCTTCAGTCATGAGCATAAACATAGCTTCTGGAGAGGTAGAAACTCcaag belongs to Salvelinus alpinus chromosome 28, SLU_Salpinus.1, whole genome shotgun sequence and includes:
- the LOC139557831 gene encoding myelin transcription factor 1-like isoform X4, giving the protein MKLCLTFIENEFRGKLLNQRWTQGERISRCQPTQRLQSRPIKMSVESDDKRSTRTRSKGIRVPTELVGQELSCPTPGCHGSGHISGRYSRHRSVLGCPLARKRRLADAEAEQEQPSSKRKSHPLKLAMDEGFSVDSDGSSEDEVEGEAREEEEEEKEKEEKTEEQPQAQQEEKPEEEQEEEEEKVTEQKEESIDADEEECMIIEPGSSKTTCKAEEGEWPKRADYSSYHQILANSLLYLGGVPDTAETTSQEPVTMETEKDITAVEHATVAVEHPVEEEEEEEEEEEEEEEEEEEEEEEEIEETREAVTQRTFEHPYFTGDIHQQQDKAEEDEEEEEYEEERREAEHQPQEILDEEEEEDDIEEVDERVHPVVLPTSTSISSNAAAQGPATQGDRTTEHYMPKRTSLLENYNSHRTSPRENYNPPRTSLLENYNPHRTSPLENYNPHRTSPLENYNPHRDSPLQHYISHKASAASDIIEVRSEDSGKDYEDEDGDEEEEEEDDSLSQRWTDESETYDMTRGNLGLLEQAIALKAEQVKGPRDVLLLRHPVVTPELHHRYFSMDDRPKHLNAMRNSCFSSKAVSTEGSRPEKREIKCPTPGCDGTGHVTGLYPHHRSLSGCPHKDRIPPEILAMHENVLKCPTPGCTGQGHVNSNRNTHRSLSGCPIAAAEKLSKSLNLDKQHLSQPVREHLKESPNNNDRVLRPMCFVKQLEVPHYRQYRPNMIPATPRANLAKELEKYSKVSFDYASFDCQVFGKRVLASNIPTSETSPKAFKSKVSSPKSSSPSLSLHGGYGKTASSSAYDYSHEAQAAHMAATAILNLSTRCWERPENLSTKHQDLASKDIGLDENGTLDLSMKKPVKREGTSPELCSPDPSSSSSLHHGGSSGMTSPHTGHAYKQEHWEEPLDYTKPNRQREEDVEELEHHTARSFASSDPEDMDLMQDYPQERKYPGEVTTPNFKVQFQQPKDCKKDLLLCPTPGCDGSGHITGNYASHRSLSGCPLADKSLRSLMAAHSAELKCPTPGCDGSGHNTGNYASHRRCPVPGCDSLGHISGKYATHRSAYGCPLAARRQKEGLLNGNPFSWKAFKTEAPNCPTPGCDGSGHANGSFLTHRSLSGCPRASFARKKAKIPGDEFLSTKFRASDVLNNDEDIKQLNKEINELNETNNEMETDMVNLQTQISSMEKNLKNIEVENKLIEEQNETLFMELSGLSHALIRSLANIRIPHMQEPITEQNFDRYVSTLTDMYTNKECFQNPENKALLESINKAVKSIKV